The following proteins are encoded in a genomic region of Betaproteobacteria bacterium:
- the rlmB gene encoding 23S rRNA (guanosine(2251)-2'-O)-methyltransferase RlmB: MNGRRVVYGLHAVTAALKRRPEAVIEVLLDARRRDPRARRLADLAKAAGVRLLEVDTERLEGFAKGGRHQGVAAFVEEVALAASLNEVLDNLGEPAFLLVLDGVQDPHNLGACLRVADAMGVHAIVAPKDRATGLNATVHKVASGAAETVPFIPVTNLARTLRELKDKGIWVVGTGEGGTLFDAKLSGALALVVGAEGEGLRRLTRETCDELISIPMLGQVESLNVSVAAGICLYEARRQRHRSAGR, from the coding sequence ATGAATGGCAGGCGGGTCGTCTATGGGTTGCACGCGGTGACGGCTGCATTGAAGCGGAGGCCGGAGGCGGTAATCGAAGTGTTGCTGGATGCCAGGCGCCGCGACCCCCGCGCGCGCCGCCTCGCGGATCTGGCCAAGGCGGCAGGCGTGCGGCTTCTGGAGGTCGATACCGAGCGGCTGGAGGGATTCGCCAAAGGCGGCCGGCACCAAGGCGTTGCGGCCTTCGTCGAGGAGGTGGCGCTCGCCGCTTCGCTGAACGAAGTGCTGGACAATCTTGGCGAGCCGGCTTTTCTGCTGGTGCTCGATGGGGTACAAGACCCGCACAACCTGGGTGCCTGCCTCAGGGTAGCTGACGCCATGGGCGTGCACGCGATTGTCGCGCCCAAGGACCGCGCTACCGGCTTGAACGCCACCGTCCACAAAGTTGCCTCGGGCGCAGCGGAAACCGTGCCTTTCATTCCTGTTACGAATCTCGCGCGAACGCTAAGGGAATTGAAAGATAAGGGAATTTGGGTAGTCGGTACGGGCGAAGGCGGGACCTTGTTCGACGCGAAACTTTCCGGCGCGCTGGCACTGGTCGTGGGGGCCGAAGGCGAGGGCCTGCGCCGGCTGACCCGCGAAACTTGCGACGAATTGATCTCGATCCCCATGCTCGGCCAGGTGGAAAGCCTGAACGTCTCGGTGGCGGCCGGCATCTGTCTGTACGAGGCCCGCCGTCAGCGGCATAGATCCGCAGGCCGTTAA
- the frr gene encoding ribosome recycling factor yields MTIADVKKSADQKMHKTLETLKVDLGKVRTGRAHTGILDHVQVDYYGNATPLNQVANLSLLDARTISVTPWEKKMVPAIEKAIRDSGLGLNPASMGEVIRVPMPALTEERRRDLTKVVRGEAENARIAVRNVRRDANTGLKELLKSKAISEDDDRRAQDEIQKLTDRNIAEIDKALAAKEADLMAV; encoded by the coding sequence ATGACCATTGCAGACGTGAAGAAGTCGGCCGACCAGAAGATGCACAAGACGCTGGAGACGCTGAAGGTCGACCTGGGCAAGGTTCGCACCGGCCGGGCGCACACCGGCATTCTCGATCATGTCCAGGTCGATTATTACGGCAACGCCACGCCGTTGAATCAGGTCGCAAACCTGTCCCTGCTCGATGCCCGCACCATCAGTGTCACGCCATGGGAAAAGAAAATGGTTCCGGCGATCGAGAAGGCAATCCGCGATTCCGGCTTGGGATTGAACCCCGCGTCGATGGGCGAGGTGATCCGGGTGCCGATGCCGGCACTGACCGAGGAACGCCGCCGCGATCTGACGAAAGTGGTGAGGGGCGAAGCCGAGAACGCACGGATCGCGGTGCGCAACGTGCGGCGTGATGCAAATACCGGATTGAAGGAACTGCTCAAGAGCAAGGCGATTTCGGAAGACGACGATCGTCGTGCGCAGGACGAGATCCAGAAACTCACCGATCGCAATATCGCCGAGATCGACAAGGCCCTTGCAGCCAAGGAAGCCGATCTGATGGCCGTCTGA
- the rpsB gene encoding 30S ribosomal protein S2: protein MSVTMRQMLEAGVHFGHQTRYWNPKMAPFIFGHRNKIHIINLEKTLVMYQEAVKFVRQLSSNKGSILFVGTKRQAREIIREEAVRASTPFVDHRWLGGMLTNFKTVKLSIKRLRDMELMVQDGSLEKLSKKEQLTFQRELVKLDRSLGGIKEMNGLPDALFVIDVGYQKGAITEANKLGIPVVGVVDTNHSPDGVDYVIPGNDDASRAVRLYARGIADAILDGRSQTIKEIVSDEFVEVDSTEEQATA, encoded by the coding sequence ATGTCGGTCACCATGCGTCAAATGCTCGAAGCGGGCGTCCATTTCGGACACCAAACCCGTTACTGGAATCCGAAGATGGCGCCTTTCATTTTCGGTCATCGCAACAAGATCCACATCATCAACCTCGAGAAGACCCTGGTCATGTACCAGGAAGCGGTGAAATTCGTCCGTCAGCTTTCCTCGAACAAAGGCAGCATCCTGTTCGTCGGCACCAAGCGCCAGGCGCGTGAAATCATCCGCGAAGAGGCGGTGCGCGCCAGCACGCCGTTCGTCGATCATCGCTGGCTCGGCGGCATGCTCACCAACTTCAAGACCGTGAAGCTTTCGATCAAGCGTTTGCGCGACATGGAACTGATGGTGCAGGACGGCTCACTGGAGAAACTGTCGAAGAAGGAGCAACTCACCTTCCAGCGCGAATTGGTGAAACTCGATCGCAGCCTGGGCGGCATCAAGGAAATGAACGGACTGCCGGACGCGCTGTTCGTCATCGACGTCGGCTATCAGAAAGGCGCGATTACCGAAGCCAACAAGCTGGGCATTCCGGTGGTGGGGGTGGTGGATACCAACCATTCTCCGGATGGCGTTGACTATGTCATTCCCGGCAACGACGATGCCAGCCGCGCAGTGCGGCTGTACGCACGCGGGATCGCGGATGCGATCCTCGATGGACGCAGCCAGACCATCAAGGAAATTGTCAGCGACGAATTCGTGGAAGTCGACAGCACGGAAGAACAGGCCACGGCCTGA
- a CDS encoding elongation factor Ts yields MADITAGMVKELRERTGLGMMECKKALEEAAGDMKKAEDLLRIKSGAKAGKMAGRVAAEGAIGVYVSGDGKLGALVEINCETDFVAKDANFAGFVKSVAELAASRGITDVDTFARAELSPGQTVEATRQALVMKLGENMSVRRIAVHKAKGKLAYYLHGTRIGVMLDLEGGDDVLGKDLSMHIAASKPISVSRDQISADLISRERGIAKARALESGKPANIIDKIVEGSVQKYLAEVTLLGQPFVKDDKVTVEKLLASRGAKVNAFTLFIVGEGIEKKSSDFAAEVAAQAAQAH; encoded by the coding sequence ATGGCGGACATTACCGCGGGCATGGTCAAGGAACTTCGCGAGCGCACCGGGCTCGGCATGATGGAATGCAAGAAGGCGCTGGAAGAAGCGGCCGGCGACATGAAGAAGGCCGAGGACTTGCTGCGCATCAAGAGCGGTGCAAAGGCGGGCAAGATGGCGGGGCGCGTCGCTGCGGAGGGTGCGATCGGCGTCTACGTTTCCGGTGACGGTAAACTCGGCGCGTTGGTCGAAATCAACTGCGAAACCGACTTCGTCGCCAAGGATGCGAATTTCGCCGGGTTCGTGAAGTCGGTTGCCGAACTGGCGGCGTCCAGGGGCATCACGGACGTCGATACGTTCGCCAGGGCCGAGCTGTCCCCGGGCCAGACCGTCGAGGCAACACGCCAGGCGCTGGTCATGAAGCTTGGCGAAAACATGAGCGTGCGCCGCATTGCGGTTCACAAGGCCAAAGGCAAGCTCGCGTACTACCTGCATGGCACCAGGATCGGCGTAATGCTGGACCTGGAAGGCGGCGACGACGTGCTCGGCAAGGACTTGTCGATGCACATCGCAGCCTCCAAGCCGATTTCCGTTTCGAGGGATCAAATCTCCGCGGACCTGATTTCACGTGAGCGCGGCATCGCCAAGGCGCGCGCGCTGGAATCCGGCAAGCCAGCCAACATCATCGACAAGATCGTCGAGGGCAGCGTGCAGAAATATCTCGCCGAAGTCACGCTGCTCGGCCAGCCTTTCGTCAAGGACGACAAGGTCACGGTCGAAAAGCTGCTGGCGTCCAGGGGCGCGAAGGTAAATGCGTTCACGCTGTTCATCGTAGGAGAAGGCATCGAGAAGAAGTCGAGCGATTTTGCCGCCGAAGTGGCGGCGCAGGCCGCCCAGGCGCACTGA
- a CDS encoding 1-deoxy-D-xylulose-5-phosphate reductoisomerase, with the protein MKRLAILGSTGSIGANTLAVVDRHSDRFEVVALSADRQVDRLFEQCRRYRPRFAAMADAAAAGQLRLKVRESGLDCEVLSGAQALEQIAAAPEVDAVMAAIVGSAGLRSTLAAAHAGKQLLLANKEALVMAGGLLMDAVAASGAMLLPIDSEHNAIFQALPRDFDGSFPRAGVKRLWLTASGGPFLRTARELLDKVTPEQACAHPKWIMGRKISVDSATLMNKGLEVIEASFLFKANPSQIEVVIHPQSIVHSLVEYVDGSVLAQLGNPDMRTPIAHALAYPERIDPGVQSLDLCAIGSLQFERPDLDRFPCLRLAYRALEVGGNAPIVLNAANEVAVAGFLSGRLGFARISGVVEEVLARITASRVRTLEDVLAADAQARAETEQLLGAVAVYR; encoded by the coding sequence ATGAAGCGGCTTGCCATCCTCGGATCCACCGGCAGCATCGGCGCCAACACGCTCGCCGTGGTGGATCGCCATTCCGATCGTTTCGAAGTCGTCGCGTTATCGGCGGATCGGCAGGTCGATCGGTTATTCGAGCAATGCCGCCGGTATCGACCGCGGTTTGCCGCGATGGCGGACGCGGCGGCGGCCGGGCAATTGCGGCTGAAGGTTCGCGAATCGGGATTGGACTGCGAAGTGCTGTCCGGTGCGCAGGCGCTCGAACAAATCGCCGCCGCTCCCGAAGTGGATGCGGTGATGGCTGCGATCGTCGGGTCCGCCGGATTGCGCTCGACGCTGGCAGCGGCTCATGCCGGCAAGCAACTGTTGCTCGCCAACAAGGAAGCGCTGGTCATGGCTGGCGGCCTGCTGATGGATGCGGTGGCGGCCAGCGGCGCGATGCTGCTCCCGATCGACAGCGAGCACAATGCGATTTTCCAGGCCTTGCCGCGCGACTTCGACGGCAGCTTCCCGCGCGCGGGCGTCAAACGATTGTGGCTGACCGCGTCGGGCGGGCCGTTCCTGCGCACGGCGCGCGAGTTGCTCGACAAGGTTACGCCGGAGCAGGCCTGCGCCCACCCGAAGTGGATCATGGGCCGCAAAATTTCGGTCGACTCGGCGACGCTGATGAACAAGGGTCTGGAAGTCATCGAGGCGAGTTTCCTGTTCAAGGCGAACCCGTCGCAGATCGAGGTGGTCATACATCCGCAAAGTATCGTCCATTCGCTCGTGGAATACGTCGACGGGTCCGTGCTGGCGCAACTCGGCAATCCCGACATGCGCACGCCGATCGCTCATGCGCTGGCCTATCCCGAGCGCATCGATCCCGGTGTGCAATCTCTGGACCTGTGCGCGATCGGTTCGCTGCAATTCGAGCGGCCGGACCTCGACCGCTTCCCCTGCCTGCGGCTCGCCTACCGCGCGCTCGAGGTGGGCGGCAACGCGCCGATCGTATTGAATGCAGCCAATGAAGTCGCAGTAGCCGGTTTTCTGTCCGGCCGCTTGGGCTTTGCCCGTATTTCGGGCGTCGTGGAAGAGGTGCTTGCGCGCATCACGGCCAGCCGCGTGCGCACACTCGAAGACGTGCTGGCAGCCGATGCGCAGGCGCGCGCGGAAACCGAGCAACTACTGGGCGCCGTAGCGGTGTACCGATGA
- the uppS gene encoding di-trans,poly-cis-decaprenylcistransferase, producing the protein MTSRVFNSSTITVPPVGAVPRHVAIIMDGNGRWAKSRFLPRVAGHRRGLEAVRAVTRACVTQGVRYLTLFAFSSENWRRPKDEVSFLMELFVIALEQEVAKLHENRIRLKVVGDLSSFEPRLNRMIAEAETLTAANDQLTLTIAANYGGRWDILQAVNRMTGDLTQPPGGYREAHLSPYLAMNYAPEPDLFIRTGGEQRISNFLLWQLAYTEFYFTDELWPDFNAQSLGRAIDSYRNRERRFGRTSEQLAGEPVPVDPLRESGGDSR; encoded by the coding sequence CTGACATCCCGCGTGTTCAACAGTTCCACCATCACGGTTCCTCCGGTCGGCGCAGTTCCGCGCCATGTCGCCATCATCATGGACGGCAACGGACGCTGGGCGAAAAGCCGTTTTCTGCCGCGGGTGGCGGGGCACAGGCGTGGGCTCGAAGCGGTGCGCGCGGTGACCAGGGCCTGCGTGACGCAGGGCGTGCGGTATCTGACGCTGTTCGCGTTCAGCAGCGAGAACTGGCGGCGCCCGAAGGACGAGGTTTCGTTCCTGATGGAACTGTTCGTGATCGCGCTCGAGCAGGAGGTTGCCAAGTTGCACGAAAATCGCATCAGGTTGAAAGTGGTCGGCGACCTGTCGAGCTTCGAGCCGAGGCTGAACAGGATGATTGCCGAAGCCGAGACGCTCACGGCGGCCAACGACCAGCTTACGCTGACGATCGCCGCGAATTATGGCGGCCGCTGGGACATTCTGCAGGCTGTCAACCGCATGACAGGTGATCTGACCCAGCCGCCGGGAGGCTATCGCGAAGCGCATCTCAGTCCGTATCTTGCGATGAACTATGCGCCCGAGCCGGATCTTTTCATCCGCACCGGCGGCGAGCAGCGCATCAGCAATTTCCTCCTCTGGCAGCTCGCCTACACCGAGTTCTATTTCACCGACGAACTCTGGCCCGACTTCAATGCGCAATCGCTTGGTCGCGCGATTGATTCCTATCGAAACCGGGAGCGCCGCTTCGGTCGCACCAGCGAGCAGCTCGCCGGTGAACCCGTGCCGGTCGATCCGCTGCGTGAGTCCGGTGGGGATTCCCGCTAA
- a CDS encoding UMP kinase, with amino-acid sequence MKPAYKRVLLKLSGEALMGDDAYGINRETIDRITAEVKEILNLGVEVGVVIGGGNIFRGVAPAAAGMDRATADYMGMLATVMNALALQDAMRRQGLKSRVLSALNIEQVAEPYIRGKAMRYLEEGRVVIFAAGTGNPFFTTDTAAALRGMEMNVDIVLKATKVDGVYTDDPKTHPDAMRYQRISFDEAIVKKLKVMDATALTLCRDQKLPICVFSIFKVGALTRVVLGEDEGTLVYA; translated from the coding sequence ATGAAACCCGCCTATAAACGCGTCCTGCTCAAGCTGTCGGGGGAAGCCCTGATGGGGGACGATGCTTATGGTATCAACCGCGAGACCATCGATCGCATCACCGCCGAAGTAAAGGAGATACTGAACCTCGGCGTCGAGGTCGGCGTGGTCATCGGCGGCGGCAACATCTTTCGCGGTGTTGCGCCGGCGGCAGCGGGAATGGATCGCGCGACCGCGGATTACATGGGCATGCTTGCCACGGTGATGAACGCTTTAGCGCTGCAGGACGCGATGCGGCGGCAGGGACTCAAGAGTCGCGTGCTATCGGCGCTCAATATCGAGCAGGTCGCGGAACCCTACATCCGCGGCAAGGCGATGCGCTATCTCGAGGAAGGGCGGGTGGTGATTTTTGCCGCCGGCACCGGCAATCCGTTTTTTACCACCGACACTGCTGCGGCGCTGCGCGGCATGGAAATGAATGTGGACATCGTGTTGAAGGCGACCAAGGTGGACGGTGTCTATACCGACGACCCCAAGACGCATCCGGACGCGATGCGTTACCAGCGCATCAGTTTCGATGAGGCGATCGTGAAGAAGCTCAAGGTGATGGATGCCACCGCACTGACACTGTGCCGCGACCAGAAACTGCCGATCTGCGTGTTCAGCATATTCAAGGTTGGTGCGTTGACGAGGGTGGTGCTGGGCGAGGACGAAGGCACACTGGTCTACGCCTGA
- a CDS encoding phosphatidate cytidylyltransferase: MLKLRVLTAMVLVPLLLACTFLLPGTGWQLLTCFPIALAAGEWARLAGYQRTTRIVFIGIILASCLAFVAAFSSARFSGGASGLSSLLFVVALMFWTIAVPLWLYRGRRVTQPLILGTVGWIVLVPAWLAAAFLQRSPWLLLAMLLVVWIADTAAYFAGRSFGRRKLAPQISPGKTWEGVIGAFAAVLIYGFVASFVLQPSANVFDRLVTIIFIAAMTVISIVGDLFESWIKRGVGAKDSGSLLPGHGGILDRIDSLTAALPFAALYYLPALG; the protein is encoded by the coding sequence GTGCTCAAACTGCGCGTACTGACCGCCATGGTGCTGGTGCCGCTGCTGCTGGCCTGCACGTTCCTGCTGCCCGGTACCGGCTGGCAGCTGTTGACCTGCTTCCCGATTGCGCTGGCGGCAGGCGAATGGGCGCGTCTTGCCGGATACCAGCGCACCACTCGCATTGTATTCATCGGCATCATCCTGGCGAGCTGCCTCGCATTTGTGGCGGCATTTTCGAGCGCAAGGTTTTCGGGCGGCGCCAGTGGACTGTCAAGCCTGCTGTTCGTGGTGGCGCTGATGTTCTGGACGATCGCGGTGCCGCTCTGGCTGTATCGCGGACGGCGCGTGACGCAACCGCTGATTCTCGGCACGGTCGGCTGGATCGTTCTGGTTCCGGCGTGGCTCGCCGCTGCTTTTCTGCAAAGGTCGCCTTGGTTGCTGCTGGCAATGTTGCTGGTGGTCTGGATCGCCGATACCGCCGCTTATTTTGCCGGCCGCAGTTTCGGTCGCCGCAAGCTGGCACCGCAGATCAGTCCCGGCAAAACCTGGGAAGGTGTCATTGGTGCATTCGCTGCCGTGCTGATATATGGATTTGTCGCGAGCTTCGTACTGCAGCCGTCCGCGAATGTCTTTGATCGTCTCGTTACGATTATTTTTATCGCCGCGATGACAGTGATCAGCATTGTCGGGGATCTGTTCGAGTCGTGGATCAAACGCGGAGTCGGTGCGAAGGACAGCGGCAGCCTGCTGCCCGGCCACGGCGGTATCCTCGACCGAATCGACAGCCTCACGGCGGCGTTGCCGTTCGCCGCGCTCTACTATCTGCCGGCGCTCGGTTGA